In Zingiber officinale cultivar Zhangliang chromosome 3A, Zo_v1.1, whole genome shotgun sequence, the DNA window TATAAGAGATGTTTGTCAGTGTAGTACTGGCCTctatcatgttttattttaaaaatttactaaaccaaacacacaaaactCTAAAACAAAAACCAAAATCCAAAGAGCAAATATCAACCGGATCCATTGTAATAGTCATATCACGGCAGATAGATTATGAGCTTAGGAAGCACTAATGTTATTGCCACACAAGGAAAAACTGATGAATGTACAGAGCTTCCATACACAGGCAAACTGATTAATGTACAAAGCAAGAATCTCCATCACAATGATTTTTGAATGTATAGAACAATCCCTAATGTACAGAAATTTATGATTGGTGAACTAACAGTTAACATACTATCAAATAATTTCTTGGCTATATTACCAGTTTCATTGCACAAACTGACATTTGAAAACACGTTACTATCCAATGAGAGTTCCAGTAAGACTGAAGTTTTAAAATTCATGGACTCAAGGATACTGCTTCGAGAATATAGAGGAAGGATTAACGCACACTGCTCTAATTTTATCACTTtgcttaagtttaaaaaaaacatcTTTTACGAGCATAGCCCAGTTTTGGACCTTTTGGTTATCTCATCTCTTCCACTTAGGATGTTTAGCTGCAGTACAAAGCAAGAATCTCCATCACAatgaaattaaacaaaaaaaaaaaaaaccagggAGAGGCGAGCAACTAAACAGCAGGAAACCGAGCAACGTTAAGGTCCAAAGCAGAAAGTCGATTTGGACAAAAATCGGCTAAGGAAAACACCTCATACCTGGATTCAGGGGAGATTTAGGGCAGGGCAGAGGCTGAGAGAAAGGAAGGAGCCAAGTCCGCCGAGAGCCGAGAGTGGAGAGATTTAGGGCACGGAGGCGGAGAGAAAACGCGATGGCAAGGAGGCGGAGGGAATACGCGACAGCAAGAGGCGGAGGGAAAGGGAGacggcaaggaggaggagagaaaaTGTTAGGGCAGGAGGCGGAGAGAAAACGTTAGGGCAATGTGTTTTAGGGCACGAAGGCAGAGCCGCGACGAGAAACGAGCggggagagaaaaaaaacaatTGTAGGTTTTGTCGTGTCACTTTCCACGCAGGAAGTTACGTCATTCGAGATGCAAATTCGAGCCGCATATAATTTCTCGGCCTATATAtattgagtattttttttttctttgtgctTTTTTTTACTTTTACTTGTCGTGTTAAGAGATTTGGAAAGAGCACATCAGACATTTCTTGAGCATATATATGACTTGATTGCTAGTTTGTTCTAGTTTTGCCAAGGCAACATAGAAAAtccatataaaaattaaaaaatcttgtTATATTTGTTAAAACATATATTCTTGAAAGATTGCGTAATTATTCCTATAAATGATTACTGAAAAAAAACACTGCGGCGGCTGTGTGTCAATCGATGTGCACACCTAACGAGTCAACCAGCTACTGGACGGACGGTTCACTTTTCTTTCGTGTATAAATACTAAATTTTTCACTAAGAAGAACACACATGCATAATAAATAGCAAACTAGCTTTAATTTATTCATTATGCAGTAGCGGTACAGCACGAACAACCATGTCTTTTATAATTATACTCGTATAATACCATAAAAAGCTAGTCATCTAATTATGGCCATTTCCGCCACCGCTGCCGTATCCAGACCCAGACCCGTAGCCAGAGCCGGAGCCAGTGCCGCCACCTGATCCCTCACCGCCGCCGCCTCCACCGCCGCCGCCACGACCGTAGCCACCACCATGTGCACCACCCTCGCCGGAGCCAGATCCAGATCCAGATCCATACCCCTGACCGGACCCGGATCCCGACCCAACACCACCGCCCTCTCCTCCGCCGCCACCACCTCCACCGCCGCTTCCCTTTCCGTATCCTCCGGCATTACCAGCCCCACCGCCCGCACCGTAACCCGATCCAGATCCTTGCCCGTAACCAGAGCCGGAGCCGGAGCCTACACCTCCACCTTCTCCCCCACCTCCACCGCCGCCGCTGCCGCCGCTGCCGCCGCCACCACCTTTCCCATACCCTCCGGCGCTTCCTCCTCCAACGCCCTCACCGTATCCCGACCCATAACCGCTGCCGGACCCAGAACCAGAGCTGCCACCGCCTCCTTCTCCtccgccaccgccgccgccgcctcctttACCGTACCCTCCGACACTCCCTCCAGCCGCACCCACACCCACACCCACACCCACACCATATCCAGCGCCGGAGCCGGATCCATATCCGGAACCACTGCCAGAGCCTCCGcctcctcctccacctccacctccaccgccGCCTCCTGCGGCAGCCCCGCTGAGCGATCTAGCTGCCAACGCAAGCTGGAAGCTCACAAGGGCGATGAAGGCAACAGCCCAAAACTTACTGCGAGCTCTATTAGCCATTGCAGCTGCACACTACTAGCTATGTTGAGGTCGCAGGGGGAAGAAGGGCTATTTATAGGGCATCCATTCCCTTCATGGCTAACTAGTTAGTCACCAAATCCGAGGTCATACTGTAGGTATACTGGAGTGTGATAATTAAGGTAGCTAGAGTGGTGTGAAACTTGCAATCACAAAGTGGAGATTAAATTAAATGGCTGCCTTGCTATTCCACAATTAGTTTCAATCACTGTCAAATCCATCCATCATGCAACTTGATCACTTTTATCATGATGTAACAAAATGAAGATGGAAAATAAACAGTAAATagtaaaatagagaaaaaaaatttaatcttaattttaattttacatataattcttatgttcaacaaattttatttccacttcctgcatataaaattttatttacttcaaTTTTTTCATCGAAAAATCATTACCTAATTGTCCTTAAAATTTTTAAGgtacaaaatattaaaaaaataagtataTTTCTCTTAAAGTCAGCATTTTatactaaaatcgagtatatctTCTATCACAATTATcactcatattttttaggtataaaagtctaaaaatgagtataattcatgttaaatttaacactttacactagaatcgaatatattttttattaaattgagcacaacttttttcctgcttaatataattcctcataAATTCagcaccatttaaagaaaatctagtatatttttcatccaattgagtatcatttaaagaaaatatagtatattctctatccaattgaggtgaaaaaagaatcgtgttcaatttgatagaaaatatactaaattctactttaatatactaaattttaacaaaattatactcatttttaaactttttatacctaaaaatattagGGGCAATTAGGTACATATGATTGACTACGGAGTAGAAACAAAGATTTTTATCAATGGGGGCTGCATGCAAAGTTTTGTTTACCAATGGGGACTACATACAAATTTTCTCGACAATAAATTAGGATTTACACTAGTCAGTAGATGCACTGACTGACTGATCTGGTACGTCAGGAT includes these proteins:
- the LOC122054156 gene encoding glycine-rich cell wall structural protein 2-like, encoding MANRARSKFWAVAFIALVSFQLALAARSLSGAAAGGGGGGGGGGGGGGSGSGSGYGSGSGAGYGVGVGVGVGAAGGSVGGYGKGGGGGGGGGEGGGGSSGSGSGSGYGSGYGEGVGGGSAGGYGKGGGGGSGGSGGGGGGGEGGGVGSGSGSGYGQGSGSGYGAGGGAGNAGGYGKGSGGGGGGGGGEGGGVGSGSGSGQGYGSGSGSGSGEGGAHGGGYGRGGGGGGGGGEGSGGGTGSGSGYGSGSGYGSGGGNGHN